Proteins found in one archaeon genomic segment:
- a CDS encoding NAD-dependent epimerase/dehydratase family protein produces MNLLVGATGFIGGHLVEYLFKQGEISKGTFRMGSHLKILDSNGVQVMEADLLDHHSLHEAMEGVDTVYNLASPMPGSDSDFMKVNTEGVLNLLETASEAKVRTFIHLSTLDVHGFSSKEVSDPSKTSPAGDYQTSKAEAERLLQEFAKRNPSTRVVIIRPAKAIGSRDSQLTAPVIRMMTDGKVVLPSSGTMSFSHPLDIAQAMYKAATGTSVSGSVFLTKSFDATPEALSTALGTELGKAAKFSKPGVFSRSALPEYTATQLRAALLLQAQGSWQSLGYSPSFDLASTCSEIAAWYRKDPWGAEEA; encoded by the coding sequence GTGAACCTCCTGGTAGGAGCCACGGGGTTCATTGGCGGGCATCTTGTGGAGTATCTGTTCAAGCAAGGCGAGATCTCGAAGGGCACCTTTCGCATGGGTTCGCACCTCAAGATCCTCGACTCGAACGGCGTCCAGGTCATGGAGGCAGACCTCCTGGACCATCACTCACTTCACGAGGCGATGGAGGGCGTGGACACCGTGTACAACCTGGCCTCTCCCATGCCTGGCTCTGACTCTGACTTCATGAAGGTCAACACCGAGGGGGTCCTCAATCTCCTCGAAACTGCCTCCGAGGCAAAGGTCAGGACCTTCATCCACCTAAGCACCCTTGACGTTCACGGCTTTTCCTCAAAGGAAGTGAGTGACCCTTCGAAGACCTCCCCCGCAGGGGATTACCAGACCTCCAAGGCCGAAGCAGAGAGGCTGCTCCAGGAGTTCGCGAAAAGAAACCCATCCACCCGGGTCGTCATCATCAGGCCGGCCAAAGCAATAGGATCCAGAGACTCTCAGCTCACGGCCCCTGTCATCCGGATGATGACCGACGGTAAGGTCGTGCTCCCCTCATCCGGGACCATGTCCTTCTCGCACCCGCTCGACATCGCCCAAGCGATGTACAAGGCCGCAACCGGTACCTCTGTTTCGGGGAGCGTCTTCCTGACGAAGTCCTTCGACGCCACCCCGGAGGCCCTCTCCACAGCCCTTGGAACCGAACTGGGCAAGGCTGCGAAGTTCTCGAAGCCCGGCGTCTTCTCCCGGTCTGCCCTCCCTGAGTACACCGCGACACAGCTTCGGGCGGCACTCCTACTCCAGGCCCAGGGGTCTTGGCAGAGCCTTGGGTATTCACCCAGCTTTGACCTTGCCTCGACATGCTCAGAAATAGCTGCTTGGTACCGAAAGGACCCTTGGGGCGCAGAAGAGGCCTAG
- a CDS encoding helix-turn-helix transcriptional regulator — translation MEITDPARANALIQSMGDEYSRKILLSAIPASKSVEDVSRENDIPLSTCYRRVHELLEARLLVVDRIILTPEGKKHEVLRSAYRAISFSFDGGTVRVDVVINEDVADKLWRIWLTMKAPSDFQK, via the coding sequence TTGGAAATAACCGACCCCGCCCGGGCAAACGCACTGATTCAGAGCATGGGAGACGAGTACTCAAGGAAGATCTTGCTCTCGGCGATCCCAGCCTCCAAGTCAGTCGAGGACGTGAGCCGTGAGAACGACATACCTCTGAGCACGTGTTACAGGAGGGTCCACGAACTCTTGGAGGCACGACTTCTCGTTGTCGACAGGATAATCCTGACGCCAGAGGGGAAGAAGCACGAAGTCCTCAGAAGCGCCTACAGGGCGATCAGCTTCAGTTTTGACGGAGGGACGGTGAGGGTTGACGTGGTCATCAACGAAGACGTGGCGGACAAGTTGTGGAGGATATGGCTCACAATGAAGGCCCCGAGTGATTTTCAAAAATGA
- a CDS encoding aldehyde dehydrogenase, producing the protein MIVGGEWADAQSGETSEVFNPATWKKIDTVPKADREDTKRAVDAAKEAFAGWSEGPAIERSRLLLKIADAVRENIEELARSLTTEQGKPLGEARSEINSFANTFEYYAGLVGRERGAQTPLSTGEGYFVVTKRPIGVVGAILPWNFPVSLMGWKLAPGLAAGNTFVVKPASTTPLTDIAVVALLVKTGVPSGVVNIVTGPGSVVGEELLQNPKVGKIAFTGETATGRRIMEGSAQQIKRLTLELGGSDPMIVCEDADLELAVEGAVWGRFRNCGQSCTSVKRLFLMDSIAEGFVKALAERVASISVGDGMSKTTHMGPVHTEEQRDKVEAMVSDAVGKGATQTVQGGKPPEGSLGKGNYYLPVILEGVSYEAQMAREECFGPALPVFVVKDLEEAIERANDTPYGLGSSIWTKNLEKAYRASEKIEAGTTWVNSPPISRAEVPFGGFKQSGLGRENGVEGLDHYYETKSIQVLEYGKGRKWGFPI; encoded by the coding sequence ATGATAGTGGGCGGTGAGTGGGCAGACGCACAGTCGGGGGAGACCTCGGAAGTCTTCAACCCGGCAACATGGAAGAAGATAGACACAGTCCCAAAGGCGGACCGAGAGGATACGAAGAGGGCCGTGGACGCGGCGAAGGAGGCCTTCGCCGGATGGTCGGAGGGGCCAGCGATCGAGAGGTCGCGCCTTCTGCTGAAGATAGCAGACGCGGTCAGGGAGAACATCGAAGAGCTAGCCAGGAGCTTGACAACGGAGCAGGGGAAGCCCCTGGGGGAGGCGAGGAGCGAGATCAATTCATTTGCGAACACCTTCGAGTACTACGCGGGGCTGGTAGGGCGCGAGCGGGGAGCGCAGACTCCGCTATCGACGGGTGAGGGATACTTCGTGGTCACGAAGAGGCCAATCGGGGTCGTGGGGGCGATCCTGCCGTGGAACTTCCCAGTCTCTCTGATGGGGTGGAAGCTTGCACCAGGCCTCGCGGCAGGGAACACGTTCGTGGTGAAGCCCGCGAGCACAACCCCGCTTACTGACATTGCGGTGGTGGCCCTGCTTGTCAAGACCGGCGTCCCTTCGGGTGTGGTGAACATCGTCACTGGTCCGGGGAGCGTGGTAGGCGAAGAGCTCCTGCAGAACCCGAAGGTCGGCAAGATCGCGTTCACGGGAGAGACGGCGACTGGGCGGAGGATAATGGAGGGGTCTGCCCAACAGATCAAGAGACTGACCCTGGAGCTTGGGGGGTCGGACCCGATGATAGTCTGCGAGGATGCGGACCTCGAGCTGGCCGTAGAGGGCGCCGTATGGGGCAGGTTCAGGAACTGCGGCCAGTCGTGCACTTCCGTCAAGAGGCTCTTCCTGATGGATTCGATAGCTGAGGGCTTCGTGAAGGCGCTCGCAGAGAGAGTCGCCTCGATCAGCGTCGGCGACGGGATGAGCAAGACGACGCACATGGGCCCGGTCCACACGGAGGAGCAGAGGGACAAGGTCGAGGCGATGGTCTCGGATGCTGTAGGGAAAGGCGCGACGCAGACCGTACAGGGAGGAAAGCCTCCCGAGGGGAGCCTCGGGAAGGGCAACTACTATCTCCCGGTCATCCTGGAAGGGGTCAGCTACGAAGCCCAGATGGCCCGAGAGGAGTGCTTCGGGCCGGCCCTGCCCGTCTTCGTTGTCAAGGACCTCGAGGAGGCGATTGAGAGGGCCAACGACACTCCCTACGGGCTTGGCTCGTCAATCTGGACCAAGAACCTCGAGAAGGCGTACAGGGCTTCGGAGAAGATTGAGGCAGGGACCACGTGGGTGAACTCGCCACCGATTTCGAGGGCAGAGGTCCCCTTCGGGGGCTTCAAGCAGAGCGGCCTGGGAAGAGAGAACGGGGTCGAGGGCCTGGACCACTACTACGAGACGAAGAGCATCCAGGTCCTGGAGTATGGGAAGGGACGCAAGTGGGGCTTTCCCATCTGA
- the tfb gene encoding transcription initiation factor IIB (stabilizes TBP binding to an archaeal box-A promoter; responsible for recruiting RNA polymerase II to the pre-initiation complex), translating to MTSSTNFSRLLRQERNSDKCPRCGKGKMLMDGSGAELYCSDCGLVVKEKIVDMGPEWRSFSGDEKGDRSRTGIPTSIAIHDMGLATVIGTLNKDASGRSLSGSMKSTVERMRTWDRRSQARESSDRNLKQAFSELRRYTDKLNVSDAVTEKAAYFYRKALERGLVRGRSITAIMAASLYAACRDGEIPRTLKDVAAVTNVKKKDLARSYRLLHREMDFKMPVAEASRCVSGIASRAKMSEKTQRRAREILFMAKKMGISAGKDPMGLAASALYVACTLEGEEKTQKDVAEAAGVTEVTIRNRYKGLREVLGI from the coding sequence ATGACCTCTAGTACCAACTTTTCGCGGCTCCTTAGGCAGGAGAGGAACTCGGACAAGTGCCCACGATGCGGGAAGGGCAAGATGCTCATGGATGGCTCCGGGGCCGAGCTCTACTGCAGCGACTGCGGGCTGGTCGTGAAGGAGAAAATCGTCGACATGGGCCCGGAGTGGAGGTCCTTCTCTGGCGATGAGAAGGGCGACCGCAGCAGGACCGGGATACCGACCTCGATTGCGATTCACGACATGGGGCTTGCCACTGTGATTGGGACGCTCAACAAGGACGCCTCGGGCAGGTCGCTCTCAGGCTCGATGAAGTCCACGGTGGAGAGAATGAGGACGTGGGACAGGAGGAGCCAGGCCCGCGAGTCGTCCGACAGGAACCTGAAGCAGGCGTTCAGCGAGCTACGAAGGTACACCGACAAACTCAACGTGTCAGACGCGGTGACAGAGAAGGCGGCTTACTTCTACAGGAAGGCGCTGGAGAGAGGCCTGGTCAGAGGGAGGTCCATAACTGCGATAATGGCAGCGTCGCTCTACGCAGCCTGCAGAGACGGCGAAATCCCGAGGACCCTCAAGGACGTGGCGGCTGTGACCAACGTCAAGAAGAAGGACCTCGCGAGGTCGTACAGGCTACTGCACAGGGAGATGGACTTCAAGATGCCAGTCGCAGAGGCATCGAGGTGCGTGTCTGGAATCGCCTCGAGGGCTAAGATGTCTGAGAAGACGCAGAGGAGGGCGCGGGAGATTCTATTCATGGCCAAGAAGATGGGCATCTCGGCAGGTAAGGACCCCATGGGCCTAGCGGCGTCCGCACTGTACGTCGCGTGCACTCTTGAGGGAGAAGAGAAGACTCAGAAGGACGTCGCAGAGGCGGCAGGAGTCACCGAGGTCACGATCAGGAACAGGTACAAGGGCCTGAGAGAAGTCCTCGGAATCTAG
- a CDS encoding acyl-CoA dehydrogenase family protein, whose product MEPLFKASMDEVKALLGLSDEEVKILEDADLAATELIVSEFERYVERKYNPEVPIVLKRHDLMGVPIAKKYGGRGARQLVQSLFLERLGQAGLGVITFVDVHQCLGSLTIQDWGSEEQKARYLPKAAKGEAVLAYALTEPEAGSDPGSLKTTYERDGDSYLLTGSKYLISNGSVATNLIAFAYPKEGGKGPSAFIVDAKQEGFSVDMKLEEKIGLFTSDTSMLSFDRLRVPKEDLLGQEGRGFAVAYSALLNGRIGIGSGCVGVMEDCLNQVKERATSRVQHGKPIGRHQLIQRHIAYIESSLEASRWLVYRAAIKKDEYEKAPADLALRADADRLSAVAKYVSSKSAFESADRAVQAFGGFGYSIMSPVAKHFLDTRVARIYEGTDEIMELKIASSVLGKEFEAYK is encoded by the coding sequence ATGGAACCTCTATTCAAGGCCTCGATGGACGAGGTCAAGGCCCTCTTGGGCCTCTCAGACGAAGAGGTCAAGATACTCGAAGACGCAGACCTTGCTGCCACCGAGCTAATCGTCTCCGAGTTCGAGCGCTACGTGGAGCGCAAGTACAACCCAGAGGTGCCCATCGTTCTCAAGCGCCACGACCTGATGGGAGTTCCCATCGCCAAGAAGTATGGTGGGCGAGGCGCAAGACAGCTAGTCCAGTCGCTCTTCCTCGAGCGCCTGGGGCAGGCCGGCTTGGGGGTGATAACCTTCGTCGACGTCCACCAGTGCCTGGGCAGCCTCACTATCCAAGACTGGGGCAGTGAGGAGCAAAAAGCCCGGTACCTCCCAAAGGCCGCAAAGGGGGAGGCGGTGCTCGCTTACGCCCTCACCGAGCCTGAGGCTGGGAGCGACCCGGGCTCTCTCAAGACTACCTACGAGCGGGACGGGGACTCCTACCTTCTGACCGGCTCGAAGTATCTCATCTCGAACGGATCGGTCGCTACGAACCTTATCGCCTTCGCCTATCCGAAAGAGGGTGGAAAGGGCCCCAGTGCTTTCATCGTCGACGCAAAGCAAGAAGGGTTCTCCGTCGACATGAAGCTCGAGGAGAAGATCGGGCTCTTCACCTCGGACACTTCGATGCTCTCCTTCGACCGCCTGCGCGTTCCAAAAGAGGACCTCCTAGGGCAAGAAGGCAGAGGGTTTGCCGTAGCCTACTCGGCCCTCCTCAACGGAAGGATCGGGATCGGTTCCGGATGCGTCGGCGTCATGGAAGACTGCCTCAATCAGGTCAAGGAGCGCGCTACCTCGAGGGTACAACACGGAAAACCAATCGGAAGGCACCAGCTCATCCAGAGGCACATAGCGTACATCGAGTCAAGCCTCGAGGCATCGCGCTGGCTGGTCTACCGGGCCGCCATCAAAAAGGACGAGTACGAGAAGGCCCCCGCCGACCTGGCCCTCAGGGCGGACGCAGACAGGCTCTCTGCGGTCGCGAAGTACGTGTCCTCAAAGTCTGCCTTCGAGTCCGCGGACAGGGCCGTCCAAGCCTTCGGCGGTTTCGGATATTCGATCATGTCTCCAGTCGCAAAGCACTTCCTGGACACCAGGGTCGCCCGGATTTACGAAGGGACGGACGAGATCATGGAGCTCAAGATAGCCTCGTCGGTCCTCGGCAAGGAATTCGAGGCCTACAAGTGA
- a CDS encoding carbon monoxide dehydrogenase subunit G, translating into MQIHLEGSNKINAPRERVFSMLTDPHFLAKTLPDAEDVRVLDASSLEAKLKLRVAVVSSTLKVRMSIADKTPPSKATLLAEGSGSGSNMRINSTFTLEGDSPTTMSWSADADITGVMAGLGSALLKGFATKKVAEIFSGITKAVEQASA; encoded by the coding sequence ATGCAGATCCACCTCGAAGGCTCCAACAAGATCAACGCCCCCAGGGAGAGGGTCTTCTCCATGCTGACGGACCCACACTTCCTCGCGAAGACACTCCCGGACGCCGAGGACGTTCGTGTCCTCGACGCTTCGAGCCTCGAAGCCAAGCTCAAACTCAGAGTCGCGGTCGTGTCGAGCACCCTCAAGGTCAGGATGTCGATAGCCGACAAAACCCCCCCTTCCAAGGCTACACTTTTGGCCGAAGGCTCTGGGAGCGGGAGCAACATGAGGATCAACAGCACCTTCACTCTTGAAGGCGACTCCCCGACCACGATGTCTTGGTCCGCGGACGCCGACATTACCGGAGTAATGGCAGGGCTGGGCTCGGCACTCCTGAAGGGCTTCGCCACAAAGAAGGTCGCAGAAATCTTCTCTGGCATAACGAAGGCCGTAGAGCAGGCCTCCGCCTGA
- a CDS encoding DUF1326 domain-containing protein, with protein sequence MAGKPQSQKAMQQVQWHYKADIVTTCNCDWGCPCNFDAPPTFGYCNGGWALAIHQGHYRDVKLDGLHFAYMAMWPKAIHEGRGTGKLFIDEAASKAQRDALEQILMGKAGGIPWPLFAKTIDKWLESSFVKFDWKFDGSRTRYKAGDAVLVALEPIRNPVTGAEMDAKISLPQALTCHELNMTSTRSFSVFTSGMKIASPGKNGWYGSAEHGAVLV encoded by the coding sequence TTGGCGGGCAAGCCACAGAGTCAGAAAGCTATGCAGCAAGTTCAGTGGCACTACAAGGCTGACATCGTGACCACTTGCAACTGCGATTGGGGATGCCCGTGCAACTTCGACGCTCCCCCCACCTTCGGATACTGCAACGGCGGGTGGGCCCTAGCCATTCACCAGGGACACTACAGGGATGTCAAGCTGGACGGCCTGCACTTTGCGTACATGGCTATGTGGCCCAAGGCCATCCATGAAGGGCGCGGAACAGGGAAGTTGTTCATCGACGAGGCCGCATCCAAGGCGCAGAGGGACGCGCTCGAACAGATCCTGATGGGCAAGGCCGGAGGCATTCCCTGGCCCCTGTTCGCGAAGACCATTGACAAGTGGCTCGAGAGTTCATTCGTGAAATTCGATTGGAAGTTCGACGGCTCCAGGACTCGGTACAAAGCCGGGGACGCAGTATTGGTTGCGCTCGAGCCCATCAGAAACCCGGTCACCGGAGCGGAGATGGACGCGAAGATATCCTTGCCCCAAGCCCTAACCTGCCACGAACTGAACATGACCTCCACGAGGTCGTTCTCTGTCTTTACGAGCGGGATGAAGATCGCATCGCCGGGCAAGAATGGCTGGTACGGCTCGGCAGAGCACGGCGCTGTTCTGGTCTAG
- a CDS encoding IS6 family transposase, which translates to MTCKYCLSETTRPDGSAKGSKLLRCLTCGKRYVENGNLPKMRVNKHAITTAISLYYEGLSVRKVSRQLESIFGEKVSQVAVWKWVQKYSKLVSEYTKTLSPNIGGKWHHDETVIRCDGRNEWFWEMIDEETRFLVASHLSGTRSLQDTITVFRKAVETAKGRPQALFVDGSMQYDAAFNKVFYTRYKAAQVELVKRIGIRSRETNNIVERLHETVKERVRPMRGFKNEDSARIILDGYVVNYNFARPHLSLKGKTPAEVAGVTVKGWKQLIENAIQTEAKELKASVGGISVEAVQVVRK; encoded by the coding sequence ATGACTTGCAAATACTGCCTCTCGGAAACGACAAGGCCAGATGGTTCGGCCAAGGGCAGCAAACTCCTTCGATGTCTTACCTGTGGGAAGAGATACGTCGAGAATGGCAACCTTCCCAAGATGAGAGTAAACAAACACGCCATCACGACCGCCATCTCCCTCTACTACGAAGGCCTTAGCGTCAGGAAGGTTTCAAGGCAACTGGAAAGCATCTTCGGGGAGAAGGTAAGCCAAGTCGCCGTTTGGAAGTGGGTCCAGAAATACTCGAAGCTGGTTAGCGAATACACCAAGACACTTAGCCCGAACATCGGCGGGAAGTGGCATCACGACGAGACGGTAATCAGATGCGACGGCCGGAACGAATGGTTCTGGGAGATGATTGATGAAGAAACTCGGTTCTTGGTGGCGTCCCACCTGTCAGGGACAAGATCGCTTCAGGACACAATCACGGTATTCAGGAAGGCCGTAGAGACGGCCAAGGGGAGGCCCCAAGCTCTCTTCGTAGACGGTTCTATGCAGTATGACGCCGCCTTCAACAAGGTCTTCTATACACGATACAAGGCCGCTCAGGTCGAGTTGGTCAAGAGGATAGGCATCCGTTCAAGAGAGACCAACAACATCGTCGAGAGGCTTCACGAGACGGTCAAAGAGCGAGTAAGGCCGATGCGCGGGTTCAAGAACGAGGACTCGGCCAGAATCATCCTGGATGGCTATGTAGTCAATTACAACTTCGCCCGACCACATCTGAGCCTGAAGGGGAAGACTCCTGCCGAAGTCGCCGGCGTAACCGTGAAGGGCTGGAAGCAACTAATCGAGAACGCTATTCAAACCGAGGCCAAGGAACTGAAGGCGTCAGTCGGAGGAATTTCAGTCGAGGCTGTGCAGGTGGTTCGGAAATGA
- a CDS encoding HAD-IIA family hydrolase produces MSRPPTPRRGLFRDKKLFLFDLDGVFYKGKETRIRLGGSRAVEAIRGQGKKIFVLTNNSTDSIATIHARLQWAGVDVKRSEILSSSLLTAEYIRDRFGPSEYFLVGEAGLQREMDRCGHVRTDSQSPACVVVGLDRKVTYAKLDRASRAVRGGAKLIATHSARLYMYTDGPAMATGPLVKAIEYASGRRAVVIGKPSPLMFRAALTRARCSAKDAVMLGDQVETDIIGAKAAGIDPVLVTTGVDADDQGEGAVATLSNVDALAPLV; encoded by the coding sequence ATGAGTCGTCCACCGACTCCAAGACGAGGGCTCTTCCGGGACAAGAAGCTCTTCCTCTTCGACCTCGACGGGGTCTTCTACAAGGGCAAGGAGACCAGGATCAGGCTGGGGGGCTCACGGGCTGTGGAAGCGATCCGCGGTCAAGGAAAGAAGATCTTCGTTCTGACGAACAACTCAACTGACTCCATCGCCACCATCCATGCCCGCCTGCAATGGGCCGGCGTCGACGTGAAGAGAAGTGAAATCCTGTCAAGCTCCCTCCTTACTGCAGAATACATCCGTGATAGGTTCGGCCCCTCCGAATACTTCCTGGTAGGCGAGGCGGGCCTTCAGCGGGAGATGGACCGCTGTGGCCACGTCCGGACTGACTCGCAGAGCCCGGCCTGCGTCGTGGTGGGCCTGGACCGAAAGGTAACCTATGCGAAGCTGGACCGTGCCTCCCGCGCCGTCAGGGGAGGCGCCAAGCTGATCGCGACCCACTCCGCAAGGCTCTACATGTACACGGACGGGCCTGCGATGGCCACCGGGCCTCTAGTCAAGGCGATAGAATACGCCTCCGGGCGAAGGGCCGTTGTGATAGGGAAGCCATCCCCGCTGATGTTCAGGGCTGCCCTGACCAGAGCCCGCTGTTCGGCCAAGGATGCTGTCATGCTAGGGGACCAGGTAGAGACCGACATCATCGGGGCCAAGGCCGCTGGCATAGACCCTGTCCTTGTGACGACTGGTGTGGATGCCGACGACCAGGGCGAAGGGGCGGTCGCGACCCTCTCTAACGTGGACGCCTTGGCACCTCTCGTCTGA
- a CDS encoding endonuclease III has translation MRKMVYGSKDKRATALAQLQEVEGGDPFRILIGTILSHRTKDENTSRATENLFSRYKTPSELAGADPRSVRRLIRPSGFYNMKTRNIMKASRQLLDEFGGVVPQTEEELLRIHSVGRKTANCVLVYAFNKPAIPVDTHVHRISNRLGLVKTKKPEETEAALVRRVPKRYWLDLNDLFVRFGQTVCKPIGPKCGTCTLSGDCNYFRTVVAPREKSS, from the coding sequence ATGCGGAAGATGGTCTACGGGTCCAAGGACAAGAGGGCGACCGCGCTTGCACAGCTCCAAGAGGTGGAGGGCGGAGATCCGTTCAGGATCCTCATAGGAACGATCCTCTCACACAGAACCAAGGATGAAAACACATCGCGGGCGACTGAAAACCTGTTTTCACGGTACAAGACCCCGTCAGAACTTGCCGGCGCTGACCCGAGGTCGGTCAGGCGGCTCATACGCCCGTCGGGCTTTTACAACATGAAGACCAGGAACATAATGAAGGCTTCCAGACAGCTGTTGGACGAGTTCGGCGGCGTGGTGCCGCAGACCGAGGAAGAGCTGCTGAGGATCCACTCTGTGGGGAGGAAGACAGCCAACTGCGTCCTCGTGTACGCTTTCAACAAGCCGGCGATCCCCGTCGACACACACGTGCACAGGATCTCCAACAGGCTGGGTCTCGTAAAGACGAAGAAGCCGGAAGAGACGGAAGCGGCTCTCGTGAGGAGAGTCCCCAAGCGTTACTGGCTTGACCTCAACGACCTCTTCGTGAGGTTCGGCCAGACCGTCTGCAAGCCGATCGGCCCGAAGTGTGGCACATGTACCCTGTCAGGAGATTGCAACTACTTCAGGACCGTCGTCGCTCCTCGCGAGAAATCTTCTTAG
- a CDS encoding 30S ribosomal protein S10 translates to MAQFARIKLTSTNLPELEKVAKDIRDIADKTGVKVRGPQPLPTKKLKITTRKAPTGEGSHTFDHWQLRVHRRILDVQPDDRTMRQITKLRIPEEVKVELILTA, encoded by the coding sequence ATGGCTCAGTTCGCCAGAATCAAGCTCACTTCGACGAACCTTCCTGAGCTTGAGAAGGTCGCGAAAGACATCAGAGACATCGCGGACAAGACAGGCGTCAAGGTCAGAGGCCCTCAGCCACTGCCGACCAAGAAGCTGAAGATCACCACACGGAAGGCGCCGACCGGCGAGGGGAGCCACACCTTTGACCACTGGCAGCTCAGGGTCCACAGGAGGATACTGGACGTCCAGCCGGACGACAGGACTATGAGGCAGATTACGAAGCTCAGGATTCCAGAGGAAGTAAAGGTCGAACTGATTCTGACGGCTTAG
- a CDS encoding cupredoxin domain-containing protein, with product MTTPYTRGASGESTAGRTRRGLTQAGVAVVLLLIGLAALTTVYLDTSQTASSSVDAQNSRINALQAQVQRLTLQQAALNGTLKNLAKALPSVDQPPTLRVITVEWAEFLSEQDRFFTNFIIVNQGDTVDLTYISNDTASHTFTIDAPYDFQINGSIAGTVNDVTGKVFNDTFPKNNSPGVTVGGTSGNVTGHGSFVAKHSGIYLYYCIYHIHLGMFGYLVVLPNSAYSGQSTTTTTTSQTVSGTHVGIGAGAGSYTNPVGFAPRTITVVIGLNNTVTWTNDDTITHTVTSLTGVFKSPNIEPGGRYSFTFTTPGNYSYGCVFHPFMDGNVVVKAAP from the coding sequence ATGACCACCCCCTATACGCGAGGAGCCAGTGGGGAGTCCACGGCCGGCAGGACGAGGAGAGGGTTGACCCAGGCGGGCGTCGCGGTCGTCCTCCTTCTCATAGGCCTAGCCGCGCTGACGACGGTCTATCTGGACACCTCACAGACTGCTTCCAGCAGCGTGGACGCGCAGAACAGCAGGATCAATGCCCTCCAGGCGCAAGTTCAGAGACTGACTCTCCAGCAAGCGGCATTGAATGGGACGCTGAAGAACCTCGCCAAGGCCCTTCCTTCCGTAGACCAGCCGCCGACGCTCAGGGTCATAACTGTAGAGTGGGCCGAGTTCCTATCGGAACAGGACAGGTTCTTCACCAATTTCATAATCGTCAACCAGGGAGACACGGTAGACCTGACCTACATCAGCAACGACACAGCGAGCCACACCTTCACCATCGACGCTCCATACGACTTCCAGATCAACGGGTCGATCGCGGGGACGGTGAACGACGTGACGGGCAAGGTCTTCAATGACACCTTCCCCAAGAACAACTCTCCGGGAGTAACCGTCGGTGGTACGTCGGGCAATGTGACCGGTCACGGCTCGTTCGTGGCGAAGCACTCCGGGATCTACCTGTACTACTGCATCTACCACATCCACCTTGGGATGTTCGGGTACCTTGTGGTCCTGCCGAACTCGGCATACTCTGGGCAGAGCACGACCACCACTACCACTTCCCAAACGGTCTCTGGCACGCACGTGGGCATCGGGGCAGGGGCTGGGTCCTACACGAACCCAGTCGGTTTCGCGCCACGGACGATTACCGTTGTGATTGGGTTGAACAACACCGTCACCTGGACCAACGACGACACGATCACGCACACAGTCACCTCCCTGACAGGGGTCTTCAAGTCCCCTAACATCGAGCCGGGAGGCCGGTACTCATTCACTTTCACGACCCCCGGGAACTACAGCTATGGTTGCGTATTCCATCCGTTCATGGATGGGAACGTGGTCGTGAAGGCTGCGCCCTAG